The Paraburkholderia sp. ZP32-5 genome includes a window with the following:
- a CDS encoding aldolase/citrate lyase family protein, which translates to MKPKNMLMDTMKSGRTALGVWANDPETAELCAHLGFDWIMIDMMFTGMDFHDVQNMIRTCEAAGITPVVRMQTNPWHGYDARIGVDLSRLQGMGAEYVLISHSGLQEIDEALEIARDWHRRALWIHPFNSREWEQRTDEMAQATYIIPHVESQGGIDDFDKVLDHPDLKMFFFAMTDLSKVLGGNAKKPDFNSPELWKLVDRGVKKAHERGIMVGANTSYAYTLDEMRQRVKRLHDAGMNFIMIQGAQFLFQVAMMEFLPNVRKDLGLV; encoded by the coding sequence ATGAAACCGAAGAACATGCTGATGGACACGATGAAGTCGGGCCGCACCGCGCTCGGCGTGTGGGCGAACGATCCCGAAACCGCCGAGCTGTGCGCGCATCTCGGCTTCGACTGGATCATGATCGACATGATGTTTACCGGTATGGATTTCCATGACGTGCAAAACATGATCCGCACCTGCGAGGCGGCCGGCATCACGCCGGTTGTGCGGATGCAGACCAATCCGTGGCATGGCTACGATGCGCGCATCGGTGTCGATCTGTCGCGTCTGCAAGGCATGGGTGCCGAATACGTGCTGATTTCGCATTCGGGATTGCAGGAGATCGACGAGGCGCTCGAGATCGCGCGCGACTGGCACCGCCGCGCGTTGTGGATTCATCCGTTCAATAGCCGCGAATGGGAGCAGCGCACCGACGAGATGGCGCAGGCCACCTACATCATTCCGCACGTCGAGAGCCAGGGCGGCATCGACGATTTCGACAAGGTACTCGATCACCCCGATCTGAAGATGTTCTTCTTCGCAATGACCGATCTGTCGAAAGTACTCGGCGGCAATGCGAAGAAGCCGGACTTCAATAGTCCGGAGTTATGGAAGCTGGTGGACCGTGGTGTGAAGAAAGCGCACGAGCGCGGCATCATGGTCGGCGCGAATACCAGCTACGCGTACACGCTCGATGAAATGCGCCAGCGGGTCAAACGGCTGCACGATGCGGGCATGAACTTCATCATGATTCAGGGCGCGCAGTTTCTGTTCCAGGTCGCGATGATGGAGTTCCTGCCGAATGTGCGCAAGGATCTCGGCCTCGTCTGA
- a CDS encoding ABC transporter permease produces the protein MADLPLAERHEMQRDRFMRRLPALVAIVLICCGVVVLVIAPLCAVLYRAVFDADAATPSLTSRYLVEVLGKRIYWDALANTLLVSGGAALLATLLGVSFAWIFERTDTWMRGVLQWISQLPIFIPPFVGAVAWALLAAPRSGVMNHLLVALGLPGALNVYSRWGMLIVIGLYLAPYVMMIVAAALRGMDPSLEEAAQVCGLTPLQTMRRITIPLLTPAVLSGAVLSFTIAIGLFGTPVVLGWSRQILMLTSRIWIGSQEVPPNYGVMAVLSIYLLALSSFTTWLQRVLIGRRVYTTVSGKGFRPRVVELRGWRWATCALAALYVLATILAPIAILIAAALSRYTWSGSYSLGTALGYLQSDDVWFTLQNSVLISVVSASVATLIGIVIAWIVVRTRLRGRGLLEYVVLLPISMPGIAFGVGMLLFWINMPLSVYGTTLIIVFAFVGRFTAYAVRSVSASLIQVHPELEESARVCGYGPLRTFTRITLPLIRASVVAAWLLLFSFFMTELSMVVILYTAQDRTFSVLAFEAWNVGDFSRLASYSLLQMAVGIVFMAILKTCFRSWSAPRSMQPVTPN, from the coding sequence TTGGCCGACCTGCCTCTTGCCGAGCGTCACGAGATGCAACGCGACCGGTTCATGCGGCGCTTGCCGGCGCTCGTCGCGATCGTACTGATCTGCTGCGGCGTCGTGGTGCTCGTGATCGCGCCGCTGTGCGCGGTGCTGTATCGCGCGGTGTTCGATGCCGACGCGGCGACACCTTCGCTGACGAGCCGTTACCTCGTCGAAGTACTCGGCAAACGGATCTACTGGGACGCACTCGCGAACACGCTGCTGGTGTCCGGCGGGGCGGCACTGCTTGCGACGCTGCTCGGCGTGTCGTTCGCGTGGATCTTCGAGCGCACCGACACATGGATGCGCGGCGTGCTGCAATGGATCAGCCAGTTGCCGATCTTTATTCCGCCATTCGTCGGCGCGGTCGCGTGGGCGTTGCTCGCCGCGCCGCGCAGCGGCGTGATGAATCATCTGCTCGTGGCGCTCGGTTTGCCCGGCGCATTGAATGTCTATAGCCGCTGGGGGATGCTGATCGTGATCGGCCTGTACCTCGCGCCCTACGTGATGATGATCGTCGCGGCCGCGCTGCGCGGCATGGACCCGAGCCTCGAAGAAGCCGCGCAGGTCTGCGGACTCACGCCGTTGCAGACGATGCGCCGCATCACGATTCCGCTGCTTACACCCGCCGTGCTATCGGGCGCCGTGCTGTCGTTCACGATCGCGATCGGCCTGTTCGGCACACCGGTCGTACTCGGCTGGTCGCGGCAGATCCTGATGCTGACGTCGCGCATCTGGATCGGCTCGCAGGAAGTGCCGCCGAACTACGGCGTGATGGCCGTGCTGTCGATCTATCTGCTCGCGTTGTCGAGCTTTACTACGTGGCTGCAACGCGTGCTGATCGGGCGGCGCGTATATACGACCGTCAGCGGCAAGGGCTTTCGTCCGCGCGTCGTCGAATTGCGCGGTTGGCGCTGGGCCACCTGCGCGCTCGCGGCGCTCTATGTGCTGGCAACGATCCTCGCGCCGATCGCGATCCTGATCGCCGCGGCGTTGTCGCGCTATACGTGGTCCGGATCGTATTCGCTCGGCACCGCGCTCGGCTATCTGCAATCGGACGACGTGTGGTTCACGCTGCAAAACAGTGTGTTGATCTCGGTGGTGTCCGCGAGCGTCGCGACGCTGATCGGCATCGTGATCGCGTGGATCGTAGTGCGCACGCGTTTGCGCGGCAGAGGGCTGCTCGAATACGTGGTGCTGCTGCCGATTTCGATGCCGGGCATCGCGTTCGGTGTCGGCATGCTGCTGTTCTGGATCAACATGCCGCTGTCCGTGTACGGCACCACGCTGATCATCGTGTTTGCGTTCGTCGGCCGCTTTACCGCGTATGCGGTGCGTTCGGTATCGGCGAGCCTGATTCAGGTGCATCCCGAACTGGAAGAAAGCGCGCGCGTATGCGGCTATGGACCGCTGCGCACGTTCACACGCATCACGTTGCCGTTGATTCGCGCCAGCGTGGTCGCCGCGTGGCTGCTGCTGTTCAGTTTTTTCATGACCGAGCTGTCGATGGTCGTGATTCTCTACACCGCGCAGGACCGCACGTTCTCGGTACTCGCATTCGAAGCATGGAACGTCGGCGACTTCTCGCGGCTCGCCAGCTATTCGCTGCTGCAGATGGCGGTCGGCATCGTTTTCATGGCGATTCTGAAGACCTGTTTTCGTAGCTGGAGTGCGCCGCGTTCGATGCAGCCGGTTACGCCGAATTGA
- a CDS encoding ABC transporter ATP-binding protein → MSIVVRRLQKSYGAQPVLKSISESFADGQISVLLGASGCGKTTTLRCIAGLERPSGGEIVIAGKTVYQAMPAVWVAPERRHVSMVFQSYAIWPHMTVFENVALPLRAAGVKGERARDAVMETLRLVGLDTFASRGATQLSGGQQQRVALARAIVSEAPVILMDEPLSNLDAKLRVEMRVEIRALQRRLGRTILFVTHDQEEAMSIADTVYLYHAGAVIQRGAPKDLYDFPATRHAAEFLGRANIIADYQWQMGASGAVFALPGGVTLPASLAQPPRAGELLCIRPEKWRVREAGAPRSIAGYITEASFVGNRTEYRIDTPFGPMSAVQLDAGPRQPGDLVGIEVAADDIRVIGA, encoded by the coding sequence ATGTCGATCGTCGTTCGCCGGTTGCAAAAGTCCTATGGCGCGCAGCCGGTGCTGAAATCGATCAGCGAGAGTTTCGCCGACGGGCAGATCTCGGTGCTGCTCGGCGCGAGCGGTTGCGGCAAGACCACCACGCTGCGCTGTATCGCCGGACTGGAGCGGCCTTCCGGCGGCGAGATCGTGATCGCGGGCAAGACCGTGTACCAGGCGATGCCCGCCGTGTGGGTCGCGCCTGAACGCCGTCACGTGTCGATGGTGTTCCAGTCGTACGCGATCTGGCCGCATATGACGGTGTTCGAAAACGTCGCACTGCCGCTGCGCGCGGCGGGTGTCAAAGGTGAGCGGGCGCGCGACGCGGTGATGGAGACGCTGCGGCTCGTCGGGCTCGATACGTTCGCGTCGCGCGGTGCGACGCAATTATCCGGCGGCCAGCAGCAACGCGTGGCTCTCGCGCGCGCGATCGTCTCCGAGGCGCCGGTGATCCTGATGGATGAACCGCTGAGCAATCTGGACGCGAAACTGCGCGTGGAAATGCGTGTCGAGATTCGCGCACTGCAACGGCGCCTTGGCCGCACGATCCTGTTCGTCACGCACGACCAGGAAGAGGCGATGTCGATCGCCGATACCGTGTACCTGTATCACGCGGGCGCGGTGATTCAGCGGGGCGCGCCGAAGGATCTGTACGATTTTCCCGCCACGCGTCATGCAGCGGAGTTTCTGGGCCGCGCGAACATCATCGCGGATTACCAATGGCAAATGGGTGCGAGCGGCGCGGTGTTCGCGCTGCCCGGCGGCGTGACGTTGCCCGCGTCGCTCGCGCAGCCGCCGCGCGCGGGTGAGCTGCTGTGCATCCGCCCGGAGAAGTGGCGCGTGCGTGAAGCCGGCGCGCCTCGCTCGATTGCCGGATACATCACGGAGGCGAGCTTCGTCGGCAATCGCACCGAGTATCGGATCGATACGCCGTTCGGCCCGATGAGCGCCGTGCAGCTCGACGCGGGTCCGCGCCAGCCGGGCGATCTCGTCGGCATCGAGGTGGCCGCCGACGATATCCGCGTGATAGGAGCGTGA
- a CDS encoding ABC transporter substrate-binding protein, whose protein sequence is MLEAPLRNWIGVLALLLALLPIASRDAWASDPALVAAAKKEGALVVYGCDPPQTPVYLEAFKKLYPEIKVSSYVAGCWQIYNRHIAERKAGKQAADAFFSLEDVFTRMQNEHLLDPYHSPELKNFPADAAPPGKDFQRVKTLILGIAANKAYLNGMKPPQDWMDFAAPDKAWQNQITFYDPRTSSAAFSLLATLYQNFGEQRTVAIYQGLIKSGAELTPTTPAGLAKMLSGEKPLMFYVVNNHYSGAVAKGAPLEFIVPKSGTVSTPFSVAVLAGAPHPAAAKLFVDFMMSDAQTIIQKANEYALRNGSPPPRGMPDLATVKVLPLDIDAALKQQTQLIELWQKATGIQ, encoded by the coding sequence ATGCTCGAAGCTCCGCTACGAAACTGGATCGGCGTACTGGCATTGCTGCTCGCGCTGTTGCCGATCGCGTCGCGCGATGCGTGGGCTAGCGACCCCGCATTGGTCGCCGCGGCGAAGAAGGAAGGCGCACTCGTCGTGTACGGATGCGATCCGCCGCAAACCCCGGTGTACCTCGAAGCATTCAAGAAGCTTTACCCGGAAATCAAGGTGAGTTCCTACGTGGCGGGTTGCTGGCAGATCTATAACCGCCACATTGCCGAACGTAAGGCAGGCAAGCAGGCCGCCGATGCATTCTTCTCACTCGAAGACGTGTTCACGCGAATGCAGAACGAGCATCTGCTCGATCCTTATCATTCGCCGGAACTGAAGAACTTTCCCGCCGATGCCGCGCCACCCGGAAAAGATTTCCAGCGCGTAAAGACGCTGATTCTCGGCATCGCCGCAAACAAGGCCTATCTGAATGGGATGAAGCCGCCGCAGGACTGGATGGATTTCGCCGCTCCGGATAAGGCATGGCAAAACCAGATTACGTTTTACGATCCGCGCACATCGTCGGCGGCGTTCTCGCTATTGGCCACGCTGTACCAGAACTTCGGCGAACAACGGACCGTCGCGATCTACCAGGGGCTCATCAAGTCAGGCGCGGAACTGACGCCGACCACACCGGCCGGTCTCGCGAAAATGCTCTCTGGCGAAAAGCCGCTGATGTTCTATGTGGTCAACAACCACTATAGCGGCGCGGTCGCGAAGGGCGCGCCGCTCGAATTCATCGTGCCGAAATCCGGCACCGTGTCGACGCCGTTTTCGGTCGCGGTACTTGCAGGCGCGCCGCATCCGGCCGCGGCGAAACTGTTCGTCGATTTCATGATGAGCGACGCGCAGACGATCATCCAGAAGGCGAATGAATACGCACTGCGCAACGGCTCACCGCCGCCGCGCGGCATGCCCGATCTCGCGACGGTGAAGGTACTGCCGCTCGATATCGACGCGGCGTTGAAGCAGCAGACGCAATTGATCGAGCTGTGGCAGAAGGCCACCGGCATTCAGTGA
- a CDS encoding MmgE/PrpD family protein — translation MISTMSTPASAASTASSSRTLSQTLAAFAHSLEPDDIPHRVRVRAKHLILDTIGIALASHRNEFASVILRGINALGESGTTPVIGCGDTHTVRNAVLLNAALMHGLDYDDTHMKGIVHASAFCAPTALAVAHETGASGRAALAAYVVGMEVATRLGAAAKGGFHRAGYHPTGVLSHFSAALIAGRLYRLDTAQLAAAQGIAASTASGVQVFLEEGTWSKRLHPGWGGVGGITAARLAQAGFVAPSRPYEGRYGLFDSHLQQHAGDVDYLMARAGLGEIWETEQMAIKPYPVCHFLHSIAEAGAALARDASIDPQRISRIRALLPQPVMPIVTEPLDAKRCPRTNYEAKFSAQYVAAASLVRGRFGLAELEPDALADPRILALSARVECVADTDSAFPAFYSGGIIVDTDDGRQHRRYYRINKGAGERALSNEEIVAKYFDNACWSVSRARAEQIRNAVLSLDEMSAAELWAVLRAG, via the coding sequence ATGATCAGCACAATGAGCACGCCAGCCAGCGCGGCCAGTACCGCGTCCAGCAGCCGCACGCTTTCGCAAACGCTCGCCGCGTTCGCGCACTCGCTCGAACCCGACGATATTCCGCACCGCGTTCGCGTGCGCGCGAAGCATCTGATTCTCGACACGATCGGCATCGCGCTGGCGTCGCATCGCAATGAATTCGCGAGCGTGATATTGCGCGGCATCAATGCGCTCGGCGAAAGCGGCACGACTCCGGTGATCGGTTGCGGCGACACCCATACGGTGCGTAATGCCGTGCTGCTCAACGCAGCGCTGATGCACGGACTCGATTACGACGACACGCATATGAAAGGCATCGTGCACGCCAGCGCGTTCTGCGCGCCGACCGCGCTCGCGGTTGCGCACGAAACCGGCGCGAGCGGACGCGCGGCGCTGGCCGCGTATGTGGTCGGGATGGAAGTCGCCACGCGGCTCGGCGCGGCGGCCAAGGGTGGTTTTCATCGCGCCGGTTATCACCCGACCGGCGTGCTGTCGCACTTCTCGGCCGCGTTGATCGCGGGCCGCCTGTATCGGCTCGACACCGCGCAACTTGCCGCGGCGCAAGGCATCGCCGCGAGCACCGCATCCGGCGTGCAGGTGTTTCTCGAAGAAGGCACATGGTCCAAGCGGCTGCATCCGGGCTGGGGCGGCGTAGGTGGCATCACCGCGGCGCGCCTCGCGCAGGCTGGCTTCGTCGCGCCGTCGCGCCCTTACGAAGGCCGCTATGGTCTGTTCGATTCGCACCTGCAGCAACATGCGGGCGACGTCGATTACTTAATGGCACGCGCGGGCCTCGGCGAGATCTGGGAAACCGAGCAGATGGCGATCAAGCCCTACCCGGTGTGCCATTTCCTGCATTCGATCGCGGAAGCCGGCGCGGCTCTCGCACGCGACGCCAGCATCGACCCGCAGCGGATCAGCCGGATTCGCGCGCTGCTGCCGCAACCGGTAATGCCGATCGTCACCGAACCGCTCGACGCGAAAAGATGCCCGCGTACCAACTACGAAGCGAAGTTCAGCGCGCAGTATGTGGCGGCGGCCTCGCTCGTGCGCGGGCGCTTCGGACTCGCCGAACTGGAACCCGATGCGCTTGCCGATCCGCGCATCCTCGCGTTATCGGCGCGCGTCGAGTGTGTAGCGGACACGGACAGCGCGTTCCCCGCTTTCTACTCGGGCGGAATCATCGTCGATACCGACGATGGGCGGCAGCACCGGCGCTATTACCGGATCAACAAAGGTGCCGGCGAACGGGCGCTGAGCAATGAAGAGATCGTCGCGAAGTACTTCGACAATGCGTGCTGGAGCGTGAGCCGGGCCCGCGCCGAACAGATCCGCAACGCGGTGCTGTCGCTCGACGAAATGAGCGCCGCCGAGTTGTGGGCCGTGCTGCGCGCTGGCTGA
- a CDS encoding IclR family transcriptional regulator — translation MAVANDPDVKSARRVVEIFQLFAELRQAVPLALISKRLEFPKSSCLALLKTLESNGYLYRVHDSADYYPTRRIFDEARIIVDNDPLLSHVRPILQELCNETGETVFLAKRVGHQSHYLEVVQSGQTLRYAATVGEKRPLHIGAAGQALLGAMDDPARDALIEELHFEQYAPNTVTSKTRYKRMIEQGKERGWFVSIGGYQSEVASVGHYAWIHGEAYAIVVGAPTRRVKGNETSIGRAVAKYCQKISDRA, via the coding sequence ATGGCAGTGGCGAACGATCCGGATGTCAAGAGCGCACGGCGCGTCGTCGAAATCTTCCAGCTGTTCGCGGAGCTTCGGCAGGCGGTGCCGCTTGCGTTGATCAGCAAGCGTCTGGAGTTTCCGAAGTCGAGTTGCCTCGCGCTGCTGAAAACGCTCGAATCGAACGGCTATCTGTATCGCGTGCACGATTCGGCGGATTACTATCCGACGCGCCGGATCTTCGACGAGGCGCGCATCATCGTCGATAACGACCCGCTGTTGTCACACGTGCGGCCGATCTTGCAGGAACTGTGTAACGAAACCGGCGAGACGGTGTTTCTCGCCAAGCGCGTCGGCCATCAGTCGCATTACCTCGAAGTCGTGCAGTCCGGTCAAACGCTGCGCTATGCGGCCACCGTCGGCGAAAAGCGGCCGTTGCATATCGGCGCGGCGGGGCAGGCATTGCTCGGTGCGATGGACGACCCCGCGCGCGACGCACTAATCGAAGAACTGCATTTCGAGCAATACGCACCGAATACGGTGACCAGCAAGACGCGCTACAAACGGATGATCGAGCAGGGCAAGGAGCGCGGCTGGTTCGTATCGATCGGCGGCTATCAATCGGAAGTCGCGTCAGTCGGACACTATGCGTGGATTCACGGCGAAGCGTATGCGATCGTCGTCGGCGCACCGACTCGTCGCGTGAAGGGTAATGAAACGTCGATCGGCCGGGCGGTCGCGAAGTACTGCCAGAAGATTTCGGATCGCGCGTAG
- a CDS encoding TauD/TfdA dioxygenase family protein — MASSIIVRPLAGSLGAEVFGVNLSAELEPDTVSQIRRAYQEYQVIFFRDQDASDHDLARFARYFGELAVLPPHRQHPGSLPELLIIDKKPEDALVFGWEWHSDTTHLEIPPLGSVLAARVLPTVGGDTLFANQYMAYDTLSDGMKAMLTGLRAVHANGHILASLEAEDVLMQGAGYGSHTTMSAVHPVVRTHPDTGKKALFVNSLHTERFENMTVAESTPLLRFLFEHSTRPEFTCRFRWEPGSVAFWDNRCCQHLALDDYPGQRRLMHRVQIRGTRPV, encoded by the coding sequence ATGGCATCGAGCATCATCGTCAGGCCACTCGCCGGTTCGCTGGGTGCCGAAGTGTTCGGCGTCAATCTGTCCGCCGAGTTGGAGCCGGACACCGTGTCGCAGATCCGGCGCGCGTATCAGGAATACCAGGTGATCTTTTTCCGCGATCAGGATGCGTCCGATCATGACCTCGCGCGTTTCGCGCGCTATTTCGGCGAGCTGGCGGTATTGCCGCCGCACCGCCAGCATCCGGGCTCGCTGCCCGAGTTGCTGATCATCGACAAGAAGCCGGAAGACGCGCTCGTGTTCGGCTGGGAATGGCATTCGGACACCACGCATCTGGAGATTCCGCCGCTCGGTTCAGTGCTGGCCGCGCGCGTTCTGCCGACGGTCGGTGGCGACACGTTGTTCGCGAATCAGTACATGGCTTACGACACGTTGTCCGACGGCATGAAGGCGATGCTCACTGGTCTGCGCGCAGTGCATGCGAACGGCCATATTCTCGCGTCGCTCGAAGCCGAGGACGTGCTGATGCAAGGCGCGGGCTACGGCAGCCACACGACGATGTCCGCCGTGCATCCGGTCGTCAGAACCCATCCGGACACCGGAAAAAAGGCCCTTTTCGTCAACTCGCTGCATACCGAACGATTCGAGAACATGACGGTAGCCGAAAGCACGCCGCTGTTGCGCTTCCTGTTCGAACATTCGACGCGCCCCGAATTCACCTGCCGCTTCCGCTGGGAGCCGGGCTCGGTCGCGTTCTGGGACAACCGCTGCTGCCAGCATCTCGCACTCGACGACTATCCCGGCCAGCGGCGTCTGATGCATCGCGTGCAGATACGCGGCACGCGGCCTGTTTGA